In a single window of the uncultured Dysgonomonas sp. genome:
- the murF gene encoding UDP-N-acetylmuramoyl-tripeptide--D-alanyl-D-alanine ligase translates to MEISELYKIYKQYPEVSTDTRNSPKDSIFFALKGANFNGNEYAERAIDSGCSYAIVDESKYATRPNIILVEDCLDILQKLANHHRKQLKTPVIGITGTNGKTTTKELITSVLSQEYNVLATQGNLNNHIGVPLTLLRIKKEHEIAIIEMGASHVGEIKVLSEMAMPNYGVITNIGHAHIEGFGSYENVIKAKGELYEYIRSTRDGKIFIDYDNSLLREMSEGITSIYYGLEEDLFISGKVLSIRPFLEFEWKFGSRRNKVKTNLIGEYNLSNALAAITIGKYLGVKASLICKAIEEYQPTNNRSQLKETDRNMLIIDAYNANPTSMHAALENFDHMDVNHKVLILGDMKELGPDTDLEHQKVADYVSHHNFDRVIFVGDNFSRITTDYPRFKDLDSLKYYLKENPIADSYILLKGSRGVQLERCIDVL, encoded by the coding sequence ATGGAGATATCGGAACTGTATAAAATTTATAAACAATACCCGGAAGTTTCAACAGATACACGCAACAGCCCAAAAGATTCTATTTTCTTTGCACTGAAAGGCGCCAATTTTAATGGAAATGAGTATGCCGAAAGAGCTATCGATTCGGGATGTAGTTATGCTATTGTGGATGAATCCAAATATGCTACACGCCCGAATATTATATTGGTAGAAGATTGCCTGGATATATTGCAAAAACTCGCAAATCACCACCGTAAACAACTAAAGACCCCGGTGATAGGCATAACAGGAACAAATGGCAAAACAACTACCAAGGAACTAATCACCTCTGTCTTATCGCAGGAATACAATGTTCTTGCCACTCAGGGTAACCTGAACAATCATATTGGAGTGCCACTAACGCTACTGCGTATAAAAAAAGAGCATGAGATAGCTATTATAGAGATGGGAGCCAGCCATGTAGGGGAGATAAAAGTGCTTTCGGAAATGGCTATGCCTAATTATGGAGTCATTACCAATATTGGCCATGCTCACATAGAAGGCTTCGGTTCATATGAAAATGTAATCAAAGCCAAAGGTGAATTATACGAATATATAAGAAGTACAAGAGACGGGAAAATCTTTATCGACTATGACAATTCCCTGTTACGGGAAATGTCGGAAGGTATTACATCCATATACTACGGATTGGAAGAAGACTTGTTCATATCCGGAAAAGTATTATCTATAAGACCATTCCTCGAATTTGAATGGAAATTTGGCAGCAGACGCAATAAGGTTAAGACTAATCTTATCGGAGAATACAATCTGTCCAACGCATTAGCAGCAATCACTATAGGCAAATATCTGGGAGTAAAAGCCTCCTTAATATGCAAAGCAATTGAAGAATACCAGCCTACAAACAATCGCTCGCAGCTAAAAGAAACGGACAGGAATATGCTCATTATAGATGCATATAATGCAAATCCTACAAGTATGCATGCAGCCCTTGAAAACTTCGATCATATGGACGTGAATCACAAAGTTCTGATCTTGGGAGATATGAAGGAGCTTGGCCCGGACACGGATCTGGAGCATCAGAAAGTAGCCGACTATGTATCCCATCATAATTTTGACAGAGTAATATTCGTCGGAGATAATTTTAGCCGTATTACAACCGATTATCCCCGTTTCAAGGATCTGGACAGTTTGAAGTATTATCTGAAAGAGAACCCTATCGCAGATAGCTATATATTGCTTAAAGGCTCACGGGGGGTGCAGCTGGAAAGGTGTATCGATGTCCTGTAA
- a CDS encoding histone H1, which produces MKNLVEKLHKDFADFAKDAAAQVESGNKAAGQRARKVSLEIEKALKEFRKKSIEATK; this is translated from the coding sequence ATGAAAAATTTAGTAGAAAAATTACACAAGGATTTTGCAGACTTTGCTAAAGATGCAGCTGCACAGGTTGAAAGTGGAAACAAAGCAGCTGGACAGAGAGCAAGAAAAGTATCTCTTGAAATCGAGAAAGCTTTGAAAGAATTCCGCAAGAAATCGATTGAAGCAACAAAATAA